In the Sporichthyaceae bacterium genome, one interval contains:
- a CDS encoding heme o synthase, with protein sequence MPVEPSALGRRTAGQTLRAYVALTKPRIIELLLVTTAPVMFLADRGIPGAWLVLATLVGGTLAAGSANVLNCYLDRDIDADMRRTRRRPLPMHGVSARETVVFGVVLGIVATLLLGFAVNWLSAMLALTANLFYVFGYTMLLKRRTAQNIVWGGAAGCFPPLIGWTAVTDSVSWAPLVLFLVVFFWTPPHFWALAMRYRDDYAAAGVPMLPVVAGERRVITEMTVYTWATVATSVVLWPVAHTGWLYPVVAGLLGALMLAEAHRLLRQVRRGVTGVELSPMRLFHLSNTYLALLFLTIAIDAVVFA encoded by the coding sequence GTGCCAGTCGAGCCGTCGGCCCTCGGCCGACGCACCGCCGGACAGACATTGCGGGCCTACGTCGCGCTCACCAAGCCGCGGATCATCGAGCTGCTGCTCGTCACCACTGCGCCGGTGATGTTCCTGGCCGACCGGGGGATTCCCGGTGCCTGGCTGGTGTTGGCCACTCTGGTCGGCGGCACGCTCGCCGCGGGCAGCGCGAACGTCCTGAACTGCTACCTCGACCGCGACATCGACGCCGACATGCGTCGCACGCGACGTCGGCCGCTGCCGATGCACGGGGTCAGCGCGCGGGAGACCGTGGTCTTCGGCGTGGTGCTCGGGATCGTCGCGACCCTGCTGCTCGGGTTCGCGGTGAACTGGCTGTCCGCGATGCTCGCGCTGACGGCGAACCTGTTCTACGTCTTCGGCTACACGATGCTCCTCAAGCGCCGTACGGCCCAGAACATCGTCTGGGGTGGCGCGGCCGGATGCTTCCCGCCGTTGATCGGCTGGACCGCGGTTACCGACTCGGTCTCGTGGGCCCCGCTGGTGCTGTTCCTGGTCGTGTTCTTCTGGACGCCGCCGCACTTCTGGGCTCTGGCGATGCGCTACCGCGACGACTATGCCGCCGCCGGCGTGCCGATGCTTCCGGTGGTCGCGGGGGAGCGACGGGTCATCACCGAGATGACCGTCTACACCTGGGCGACCGTGGCGACCTCCGTGGTTCTGTGGCCCGTGGCCCACACCGGCTGGCTGTACCCGGTGGTGGCCGGCTTGCTGGGCGCGCTGATGCTCGCCGAGGCCCACCGCCTGCTCCGCCAGGTGCGCCGCGGGGTCACCGGCGTCGAGCTGTCGCCGATGCGCCTGTTCCACCTGTCGAACACCTACCTGGCGCTGCTCTTCCTCACGATCGCCATCGACGCCGTCGTGTTCGCCTGA